The Myroides fluvii region TGCACAGGGAATTGAACCTAACCACAAACGCATTCAAGAATTGGTAGATAATTCGTTAATGCTCGTGACAGCTCTAAATACAAAAATCGGTTATTACAAAGCCGCTGAAATTGCGCAAACGGCTCACGCTAATGGTACAACCTTAAAAGAAGAAGCGGTTCGTTTGGGCTATGTAACGCCAGAAGATTTTGATCTTTGGGTAGATCCGAAGAAGATGATCGGGAATTAGTTAACTGTTAACAGTTAACGGTTTACTGTTAACTGTTGAATTTTCTGTTATAAGAAATTATTTTAGTTAAAAACAAAAAAGCAGTAGAAAAAAATCTACTGCTTTTTTTATTAAATTTATTCTTTTTCGATTTCTAAAAAAGCTTTCCCATAATAGGGTTCTTTCATGAACTCTTTCATCGCTCTAGAAATTTTCAACGGAACTATATTACTTTCTATTTTTTGCGTATATAATTGATACCCTTCATCTTCTAGATTTCTTCTACCATAAAATTCATTCCCATGTCTTAACTGCTCCATTTTCTCTTTTTCAAGTTGATAGCTTAATTGGAAATTAGCAAATAAATTATCTGTGCTCTGATAGTATAAAGAACAAGAATAAATATCATTCTTAATAAATTGTATAGCTACTTTTATTCTTACTGAAGTATTAGATTCCATTAACAAGATGTCAACATTCTTAAAATTCTCCTCTTCCTTCATCGTTTTGAAACTAAATGAACTTTGTTTCACATCCATACAATCTGTCATACCTGTTCCTCTATTATTGCCAGGTTCCATACTGCTATCATACCATACCTCATTCAGTGAAAAATCTCCTCTTTTATCATAGTAACTATTAAAACCAAGATGTCGATCCATTGAAGTGTCTAAAGGAAGATAATAGTTTGTATTACTATGATTAAAAAATTCAACCGTAACCAAGCTATTATTTTCAATAGAGTCTTTTAAAATAGTTAAGGATATCTCTCTCTGAGTAGTATTCTGACCATAGAAGGATACTGTCATAAAAAACAATAATAAGTAATAGTGTTTTCTCTTGAAATAAGATCTTTTCATCTTTATATTATAATTTAAAATTGCCAATTATTACTGTTAACTTTGTTTAGATGATTTAAATAAATGGGATTGAATTCTATATAATTATCTCCCCAACTCATCTGCAATTGATACGCTTTCACCTCAGACATATGCAAAGAAGCTTTCTCATCATAGCGCCCATGCCAAATACCTCTTAATCCTGATACAACATCAATGACGTGGCTTAATTCATGTATCATGGTTAAAGTTAAACTTCTATAGCTGTTAAATACAGTGGAACGAAGTCTAACTTTTCCATCTGTAAGAGAATAATTAAAATCATCTCCTTTTTGTATCCATTTACTTCTTACTTGACCAACAGATTGATTCCCATTCTCATCATGAATCGTATTATCCACAATAAAATCAGGTTTTTGAGCAGCTTCGTAATATTCAGGAATTACGTTTGCAGCAAAATCATTTATTTTACTATGATCACGATATAAATCTTCTGCAGCATCATTTGGTTCATTATATCCTTTGGCTCTCAATCGTTTATCTACCCTTGCCTTATCAATTTCATGTTCTACCATATGCATCACATGATTCAACCCACTGGTAATCAACCCTTGTCGCATGCCCTGCCAAAAATCACCACCTGCAATAGTAGAAGAAATACCACCAGATAAACCACCACCAGCAATCATGGCAGCTTGGGTTTGAGGACTAAGTTATAATTAAACAGCAAGTAGATATAGTGTTTTTTTGTAATGATTTATGGATATAAAAATAGACTAAAATTACTAATTTAATTTTTTGAATATAATCCTAAAACTTAGAAAAGCAGTAGTAATGTTTGAAGATCCAAACTTTTTATTACCGCTTTTTTGTCTAATGGATATTTCTATCCTATTTAAAATAAGAACTCCATCCTATATCAACTCTCATAAAGAAAATACAAACTTACATTTGAATTAAAACTTTATAATCATTAAAACAAGTAACCAAAATACTTTGATCAGTGACATCGAAAGATTCAAATATATCTGGTAAATCTATTTTATCAATAATCTCAAAGGATTGTGTATCCATTTTAAGAATTTGAAGTTCTGTTATAACAAAAAGTAAATTATTGAATACTTGTGTATCATAAAAGAAAAAATCAAGTTTTACGTTATTAATAATAACATTTTCAATCATATTAATAACAATAAATTCAAGATCAATTCCTATCGTACAATATTGATTATTTATAATCTTTATTATTGGTTTAACAACATCACTTCCCCAAGCAAATTTGTAAGTAACATTATTAATTAAAATCGTGGCAAATGCTCTATCAGTCAAGTTATCGTCAAAGAGAACTTGTACATCAAGCTCTTGATATTTTTCTTTAGTAATTGTTTCTATGTTTAATACCTTCATCACTATTGTTTAAATATTTTTGGAATGATTGTCACAACAGATGGCTGACTCGTCATATTTCCATCTTTATAAAAAAAACCTACTGGACTTGGTAATTTGGGTTTGATTGCTAAATTACAACAAAACGCACATAGACTATATACTGCGTTCATTTTTAAAAATAGACAATTAAATATGCATCAAATTACTCATTATAAAGTATCTGGTTATAGTAAAAAAAGCAGTAGAAGATTGTTTTCTACTGCTTTTTATCATTCATGCATTGTGGACATTTTCACAAATACACCAAAATATTAGTCTTCTATGAAACATTGTCTATTATAGAAACTGGTAAAATAAACAGGTGAAGCTTTCTTCATCCATTCAATTTCTCTTGGAGTGCATTCAGAACTTAGATAATCATTTACTTCAATTATAAAATCACCATCACCCATATCTAATTTGTAAAAATATTCAACAACTAATAAAATTAAATCCAGCGTATCTTGGTTCTTTTTTAACGCAGTAAATACAGCACTTGAACAACACATAAAATGAACTAATGCAATTTTGAGAGAATCATCACCTCTATTAAACATCGTTTTAATAAATAACGCCAAATCAAAATAATCGTTATATTTTTTGTGTTGAAAATATACTGGAATCGCATCAAACTTGAAACGTGACTTATTATATAATTCATTGAATTCATCATCCTCATTGAGAAATACTTTCATAGAAAGATTCTCTAATTGACTCAGTTCTCTTTTTAACCAATCTAATTTATCAATTTCCTTATCGTATAATGTGATAAAAAACTCACATAATTCCTTGTGGAGAATACTATATTTTTGAGGTCCATTTGGGGAAATAATCAAATCTTGAAAAGCACTTTTAGGATCTGTTCTTCCACTCATCAAACGCAATAATTCTTTTATTTCATTCATATTTAGTTTGTATTTAGTGAAAGATATTCCGCTCACTAATTCACCTACTCTTTTTAATTCCTATTTTATAAAAAACCTTCTACTTTTATCAGATGCTTTCTTCATTGATATGTATAAGTACTTGATTGGATGGGATTTTTTCAAAATAAGGAATATATCCTTTTTTCTTGAGTTGTTTTAAAACCTTTTTATCAATAAACTTATGCATCAATTCTTGATTCAATTGATAGCTCAAATTCAAATTATAGGTATTCTCACTAACATTATACTGATAAAAATTATCCGTATTTTCAGTCCATCGCAATTTAAATGGAATTGTAATTACTTTTTCTTCTCCTTTCTTGAGCAGAATAAAATCCTCTTCCTTTTTATTTGCTAACCACGCCTTCCATGTATCAAGCTTACCAAAACCTCCTCCACATATTGAAGTTCCTTCACCTATAAAAGGAATTTGTTCATTTGTATCTAAATCTCTTAATAAAATTTTTGGGACAAAAACGGTTACTCGTTCAAAATCTACCATCAACATTTCATAAGACAGTACAGATACATCCCAAGGAAGAAAAATTGATTGGTCAGTTTGATTACTAATTCTTATTTCAAGTAGATCTCCATCTATTACTTCTGAATTTAAGATTTCTACTCTTACTCCAATTTGTCCATATCCAAGCGGAAGAAATAAAAAAAGGAAAACGAATTGTGTTACTTTTTTTATCATGTTATTTATTAATAGCTCCATTTATTCTCTTTTGCCATGTTTATATATTTTGTATGTTCTTGTGCATTATAAAGAAATCCTCCTTTATTTAAATCATATGCAAAGATATTATTGATTGTTCTTGCTCCCTCACAACCATTTCTTCTAAAGCTCTTTTCACTTTATCACCTTCTACAACCATATGCATCGCATGATTCAATCCACTCGTAATCAACTCTTGTCGCATACCCAGCCAAAAATCACCACTAGCAACCCTAACAGCTTGGATACAGCTACTAAATTACAACAAAATTCAATCTGATACATTCAATCTGGTATTTGACAACCCAACTGCTAAAACGAAAAAAGGAGATTTCAACCTACTGAAACCTCCTTTTTATATCAATTAATATCCTTCTAATGCGAAAGATTTTCTACATCCTCTGGTTTGTGTTTGTATTTGAAGACAATCGCAAATAAAATCGTCACAACTAAAGAGAATAAAGCGAAGATGATCCACGAATGTCTCCATCCTTCTACTTGCAATACCAAATCCTCTTGGCTGTATACATAGTGATTCACCACAGCTTGTGCTAAGAACATTCCGATGGTTGCCCCAAATCCGTTGGTCATCATCATGAATACTCCTTGAGCGGATGAGCGGATATCCTCACTGGTTTCGTTATCTACATATAAAGATCCCGATACGTTGAAGAAATCGAAAGCAATTCCGTACACAATCATCGATAAGATAAACATCCACACGCCATTTCCTGGATCTCCTAATCCGAATAATCCAAAGCGCAATACCCAAGCAATCATCGACATCAACATCACCACTTTAATTCCAAAGCGCTTCAAGAAGAACGGAATCAACAAAATACACAGGGTTTCTGAAATTTGAGAAAGCGAGATTAACGCATTGGCATTACTTGCTCCCCAAGTACTCGCATATTCGGGAATATTCTTAAACGTCGTAATAAAAGGATTGGCATAGCCGTTGGTAATTTGTAGCGATACCCCTAACAACATAGAGAAGATAAAGAAAATCGCCATTTTCTTTTGCTTGAATAAAGCAAAGGCTTTTAAGCCAAAGGCATCTGCTAAACTGCGCTTCTCACTCGATTTATTCACGGGACAATTTGGCAAAACAAAGCTGTATAAAAACAGGATTACCCCTAAAAATCCAGAAACGTAAAACTGGTGATAGTCTTGTTGAAAACTGATAAAATCAGGGCTACTACTGAAGTTGAATCCTAGAATTCCATCCGTATAGCCAAAGAAATTCACAAATAGCATGGCGATGATAAAACCGATGGTTCCAAAGGTACGGATCGGCGGAAAGGCCTTGATTACATCCAATTGGTTTTGTTTTAATACGGTATAAGCCGTAGAGTTGGATAAGGCAATCGTTGGCATAAAAAAGGCCACACTAATGGTGTATAGGGTAAAGATTGTTGTAAAATCTACGTTACTACCCGAAACATAGCCATAATACCCTGTGGCAAACATAAAGATTGCCGCTAATAAATGGTTAATTCCCAATAAACGTTGAACGGGGATCCATCGATCTGCCACAATTCCCATAATAGCAGGCATAAATATAGACACAATCCCTTGCATGGCATAAAACGAACCAATTTTAGGTCCTAATCCAATAGATCCTAAATAGTTTCCCATTGACGTTAGATACGCTCCCCAAACAGCAAATTCGAGGAAGTTCATAAACGTTAGTTTCAATTTTACATTCATAATTATATCGTGTATAGTGTGTAGAAACAAACCGCATGCGTATGCCCCATGCGCGTTTTTTCATGGATCATATTAAATTCTTTCTTTTACTAATTTCAGGATTAAATCGAATTGTTCTTCTCTGGACAAGTTTGAGTTGTCAATTTCGATAGCATCTTCCGCTTTTACTAAAGGCGAATCTTTGCGCGACGTATCGATTTCATCTCGTTCAACCACGTTGCGATATACTTCTTCATAGACCACCGAACTGTTTTTTTCCTGCAATTCTTTAAAGCGTCTTTCTGCGCGAATCTCAGGAGAGGCCGTCATGAAAACTTTCAATTCTGCGTCGGGAAAAACAACCGTTCCAATATCTCTACCATCCATGACAACGCCTTTTGCTCTACCTAGGTTTTGCTGTTGCTCTACTAATTTTTTTCTCACTTCTGAAACAGCTGCAATTTGACTCACAAACTGGGATACTTCCAGGGTGCGGATGAGTTCCTCCACATTTTCTTGGTTCAAGTAGATATCGGCATACCCTTTGGCTACGTTGTATTCAAAGTGTACATCAAAAGTATCTAATAGTTCAATCAATCGTGCTTCGTCAAAAGACTTGGACGAGATTAACCCCTTGCGCATGGCAAAAAGTGTCACGGCGCGATACATCGCACCGGTGTCAATATAGATATATCCCAATGACTTGGCCAGTGCTTTGGCTAACGTACTTTTTCCTGTAGAGGAAAAACCGTCAATCGCTATAGTTATCTTTTTCAAATTTGAAAAATTTACAATTAATTCATATCAATACGAACACCAAACATACTCGTGTTTGCTGCTGCGGTTTGGCGTGCATAAGAATAGTCGAATTTAAAGCGTTTGAGTTGTAACCCAACGCCCGCAGTGATTCCTGCGAAATGTCTATTGTCGACAATGCGCAATTCCTCTCCTTTTCGGAAGTTATATCCCAAGCGAAGTTGGAACTTCTTTCGAGGAAAGAGTTCTACTCCAACAATGAAATGCCGTAGTGCATTATTAAAAAAACCGACCTTTTCTTCTTTGAATTCTTCGTCTATAGACGTAGTGCCCCTATTGGGGTTTGAAAAGGACAAATCCCATTGTTGTAAATTATCTATTGTAATGTGCCAGCGCAAAGGTACATTTTCTAATTCTTTTGAAAGCGAAATTGCGACATCTAATGGCAATTTTTCTCGATACTCGGCATAGGTCTGTAGTTGAGCCCCTAAGTTTCTAGCAGTTAGCGCAAAATCCCATCGATCAATTTCATCCTTATACAAGACACCTAGGTCAATGGCTGCCCCAATAGACTGGTAAGACTCCATCGAGGAAAATACAAACTTGACATTGGCTCCTACATACCAATCGGATTGTTCAATTTGATAGGAAGACCCCAAGGTTAAAGCGACCTCATTCCCCTTAAAACTACCCGTATAACTGCCAAATTCATCGTATCCCTCTAAGTCTCCATAGTTGATAAAATTCACTCCGACAAAGAGATTTCGCTTGGAACGAAACGTTTTGGAATATCCCAAAGAACCGTAATTGGCTACGCCATATACTTTACTGAAACTCAAATCCAACTGATTATCCATCGCTTCATTAATCACGGCTGGATTCCAAAAGGCCTGCCCCACTTGTTCGGTAAATCCATAGTTTTTGCCTCCTAAAGCCGCTTGCCTAGGAGAAGAGGGTAAGTTCAAAAACTGATAGGTATAGTCTGCACCAACTTGACTATGCGCATCAGGCGATAGCAAGTAGAAAACGAATAAACAAATCCCTGCGATTGAATGCTTCATTTGAAGTTTTGTATTATGATGCTAATATATTACATTTTCAAAAACAATTGTAAAAGTTTGTTCATCGTGAGGTTTGCTCATCGTGAGGTTTATCTCATTAGGTTAATATTTTATATTGGTATTCGATGAATCTTCACTACGTTTCGATTTCCTCTCTCTTCTTTCTCATTTCGATTTGTGCTTTGTAGAGAATCGACAACTTCACAAAGAGCAAAGAGCAAATAACAAAAGGGTGACCTTTTGGGACACCCTTTTGTTATTTTATTGACTAAAGTTTACGCTTATTTTGCTTTTTCTGTGTTGAAGTTCTTTGCATTTTTTACTTTTTCTTTCAATAAAGCAATATCCAACACCTCTTCCATGCGATCAACGTAGTGGAAGGTTAATCCTTTCACATAGTCTTCTTTAATTTCTTCAATATCTTTTCTATTTTCTTTACACAAGATAATTTCCTTGATATTGGCGCGTTTCGCAGCTAGGATTTTCTCCTTAATTCCACCTACAGGTAACACTTTTCCTCTTAAGGTAATTTCACCTGTCATGGCTAAGTTCTTTTTCACTTTGCGTTGCGTAAAGGAAGACACCATCGAAGTCAACATGGTAATTCCGGCACTTGGGCCATCTTTTGGTGTTGCTCCTTCTGGCACGTGAATGTGAATCTTATACTGTTCAAACACATCCGATTCAATTCCGAATTCATCGGCATGAGCTTTGATGTATTCTAAAGCAATCGTAGCCGATTCTTTCATAACTGTACCCAGGTTTCCAGTAATGCTCAATCCGCCTTTTCCTTTAGAAATGATGGATTCGATATACAAGATATCTCCTCCTACACTTGTCCAAGCTAAACCAGTCACTACACCAGCTACATCGTTATTCTCGTATTTATCTGCTTCAAATCTTGGTGTTCCCAAGATTTTGCGAATATCTTCATCCGTTACTTTTGGATTGTACTCTTCTTCTAATACAATGCGTTTTGCGATACCTCTTGCTACATGAGCCAATTGTTTATTCAATCCACGCACTCCAGATTCACGCGTATAATGAGTAACAATAAATTCCATTTGCTTTTTGCCCACAGTTAAATCTTTGGCTGTTAACCCGTGTTCTTCTAGCTGTTTTGGCAATAAGTGTTGTTTTCCGATTTCCACTTTTTCTTCAATCGTATACCCCGTCATTTCAATGATTTCCATACGATCTCTCAAAGCAGGCTGAATCGTTGACAAGCTATTCGATGTCGCAATAAACATCACTTTAGACAAATCATAGCCCATTTCTAGGAAGTTGTCATAGAAGTCGCTGTTTTGTTCAGGATCCAACACTTCTAACAAGGCAGAAGAAGGATCTCCATTATTACTTACCGACAATTTATCAATCTCATCCAATAAGAATACAGGATTTGAGGTTCCAGCTTTCTTCAAGCTTTGAATAATACGCCCTGGCATTGCACCGATATAGGTTTTTCTATGTCCTCTAATTTCTGCTTCATCGCGTAAACCACCCAGTGAAATACGCACGTATTCACGACCTAACGCCTTGGCTATCGACTT contains the following coding sequences:
- the porQ gene encoding type IX secretion system protein PorQ — protein: MKHSIAGICLFVFYLLSPDAHSQVGADYTYQFLNLPSSPRQAALGGKNYGFTEQVGQAFWNPAVINEAMDNQLDLSFSKVYGVANYGSLGYSKTFRSKRNLFVGVNFINYGDLEGYDEFGSYTGSFKGNEVALTLGSSYQIEQSDWYVGANVKFVFSSMESYQSIGAAIDLGVLYKDEIDRWDFALTARNLGAQLQTYAEYREKLPLDVAISLSKELENVPLRWHITIDNLQQWDLSFSNPNRGTTSIDEEFKEEKVGFFNNALRHFIVGVELFPRKKFQLRLGYNFRKGEELRIVDNRHFAGITAGVGLQLKRFKFDYSYARQTAAANTSMFGVRIDMN
- a CDS encoding MFS transporter, encoding MNVKLKLTFMNFLEFAVWGAYLTSMGNYLGSIGLGPKIGSFYAMQGIVSIFMPAIMGIVADRWIPVQRLLGINHLLAAIFMFATGYYGYVSGSNVDFTTIFTLYTISVAFFMPTIALSNSTAYTVLKQNQLDVIKAFPPIRTFGTIGFIIAMLFVNFFGYTDGILGFNFSSSPDFISFQQDYHQFYVSGFLGVILFLYSFVLPNCPVNKSSEKRSLADAFGLKAFALFKQKKMAIFFIFSMLLGVSLQITNGYANPFITTFKNIPEYASTWGASNANALISLSQISETLCILLIPFFLKRFGIKVVMLMSMIAWVLRFGLFGLGDPGNGVWMFILSMIVYGIAFDFFNVSGSLYVDNETSEDIRSSAQGVFMMMTNGFGATIGMFLAQAVVNHYVYSQEDLVLQVEGWRHSWIIFALFSLVVTILFAIVFKYKHKPEDVENLSH
- the cmk gene encoding (d)CMP kinase — translated: MKKITIAIDGFSSTGKSTLAKALAKSLGYIYIDTGAMYRAVTLFAMRKGLISSKSFDEARLIELLDTFDVHFEYNVAKGYADIYLNQENVEELIRTLEVSQFVSQIAAVSEVRKKLVEQQQNLGRAKGVVMDGRDIGTVVFPDAELKVFMTASPEIRAERRFKELQEKNSSVVYEEVYRNVVERDEIDTSRKDSPLVKAEDAIEIDNSNLSREEQFDLILKLVKERI
- the lon gene encoding endopeptidase La, with amino-acid sequence MANQKIITLDNLMLDDFLDGDSEFIPLLSQEDEEEMNNEELPIELPILPLRNMVLFPGVVIPITAGRDKSIKLIEAANKKGKSIGVVAQLNEDTEDPGLNDIHHQGTVARIIKVLKLPDGNITVILQGKKRFEIAALVSEKPYLTATVKECDEIRPEGDDQEFLAVVDSIKELAVEIIKENPNIPTEASFAVKNIESNSFLINFVSSNLNLSVEDKQRLLRVNDLKERAYDTLRLMNVELQKLQLKNTIQTKVRIDLDQQQKEYFLHQQMKTIQEELGGFSNEEEFEEMRKKGKDKKWSKEVRERFDKELMKWQRMNPQVAEFGIQRNYLELLLELPWKKYSEDKFDLKRSQKILDKDHYGIEDVKKRVLEHMAVLKLRNDLKAPILCLYGPPGVGKTSIGKSIAKALGREYVRISLGGLRDEAEIRGHRKTYIGAMPGRIIQSLKKAGTSNPVFLLDEIDKLSVSNNGDPSSALLEVLDPEQNSDFYDNFLEMGYDLSKVMFIATSNSLSTIQPALRDRMEIIEMTGYTIEEKVEIGKQHLLPKQLEEHGLTAKDLTVGKKQMEFIVTHYTRESGVRGLNKQLAHVARGIAKRIVLEEEYNPKVTDEDIRKILGTPRFEADKYENNDVAGVVTGLAWTSVGGDILYIESIISKGKGGLSITGNLGTVMKESATIALEYIKAHADEFGIESDVFEQYKIHIHVPEGATPKDGPSAGITMLTSMVSSFTQRKVKKNLAMTGEITLRGKVLPVGGIKEKILAAKRANIKEIILCKENRKDIEEIKEDYVKGLTFHYVDRMEEVLDIALLKEKVKNAKNFNTEKAK